In Bos indicus isolate NIAB-ARS_2022 breed Sahiwal x Tharparkar chromosome 19, NIAB-ARS_B.indTharparkar_mat_pri_1.0, whole genome shotgun sequence, the following proteins share a genomic window:
- the MRPL38 gene encoding large ribosomal subunit protein mL38, whose product MAAPWWRVVLNGSRNWRGFSTSAALSRRAAPLGPMPNEDIDVSNLERLKKYRSFDRYRRRAEREARDPHWWRTYREHFGEESDPKDTVDIGLPPPKVCRTQQLLERKRVLRELRTSVEEERASRLRTASIPLEAVRAEWERTCGPYHKQRLAEYYGLYRDLFHGATFVPRVPLHVAYAIGEDDLVPVYYGNEVTPTEAAQPPEVTYEADEGSMWTLLLTNLDGHLLEPDAEYVHWLVTNIPGSRVAEGEETCPYLPPFPARGSGFHRFAFLLFKQDKPVDFSGDTRPSPCYQLAQRTFHTFDFYKKHQDAMTPAGLAFFQCRWDDSVTHIFHQLLDMREPVFEFVRPPPYHPKQKCFPHRQPLRYLDRYRDSHEPTYGFY is encoded by the exons ATGGCGGCACCCTGGTGGCGGGTCGTGCTGAACGGGAGTCGGAATTGGCGGGGCTTCAGCACCTCAG CCGCCCTGAGCCGCCGGGCCGCTCCTCTGGGGCCGATGCCCAACGAGGACATCGACGTGAGCAACCTGGAGCGGCTGAAGAAGTACCGCAGCTTCGACCGCTACCGGCGCCGTGCGGAGCGGGAGGCGCGGGACCCGCACTGGTGGCGAACGTACCGGGAGCATTTCGGAGAAGAGTCAG ATCCCAAAGACACGGTTGACATTGGCTTGCCTCCACCTAAGGTCTGCCGGACCCAACAGTTGCTGGAACGGAAACGGGTCCTGCGGGAGCTGCGGACCAGTGTGGAGGAGGAGCGGGCCTCTCGCCTCCGCACAG CGAGCATCCCCTTGGAGGCCGTGCGAGCCGAGTGGGAGAGAACCTGTGGCCCCTACCACAAGCAGCGTCTGGCCGAATACTATGGCCTCTATCGGGACCTCTTCCATGGGGCCACCTTCGTGCCCCGAGTCCCCCTGCATGTGGCCTATGCCATAGGCGAGGACGACTTGGTACCTGTGTACTATGGCAATGAAGTCACTCCAACTGAG GCTGCCCAGCCCCCGGAGGTGACCTATGAGGCAGATGAGGGCTCCATGTGGACGCTGCTGCTCACCAACTTGG ATGGACACCTGCTGGAACCGGACGCCGAGTACGTGCACTGGCTGGT CACCAACATCCCGGGCAGCAGGGtggctgaaggagaggagacgTGTCCCTACCTGCCCCCCTTTCCTGCCCGAGGCTCCGGCTTCCACCGCTTTGCCTTCCTTCTCTTCAAGCAGGACAAGCCAGTCGACTTCTCTGGGGACACCCGGCCCTCACCCTG CTACCAGCTTGCCCAGCGGACCTTCCACACTTTTGATTTCTACAAGAAACACCAAGATGCCATGACCCCAGCTGGCCTGGCCTTCTTCCAGTGCCGCTGGGATGACTCAGTCACCCACATCTTCCACCAGCTCCTGG ACATGCGAGAGCCTGTGTTTGAGTTTGTGCGGCCGCCCCCTTATCACCCTAAGCAGAAGTGCTTCCCTCACCGGCAGCCCCTGCGCTACCTGGACCGATACAGGGACAGTCACGAACCCACCTATGGCTTCTACTGA
- the TRIM65 gene encoding E3 ubiquitin-protein ligase TRIM65 isoform X1: MAAQQLEDKLTCSICLELYKEPVTLLCGHNFCGACIRDWWGLCEKVCPECREPFPDGAELRRNVALSGVVEELRATPGPGPDPSHGARCPRHGQPLELFCRTEGLCVCCVCTVRECRLHERVLLDAERRAREAQLRATLEVTQQQAAQAQRQLQELQQRSSQIQNSACTLTSVISGKFSCLLQALEMRRVRALRDINVAKTQALEQAQQEKQRLQGHLEAVSFCDRRIRHLLEHLDDWTFLQESQQLVPPGPLGPLTLPQWDEDQQLGGLKESLSQLCALLLEEGAHSGVPTEAADLGSVESPGPLAPVLSPVCPLRRRLWQNYRNLTFDPVSANRHLYLSQQDQRVKHLLKPRGPDGPGSFELWQVQCAQSFQAGQHYWEVRASSHSVTLGVAYSELTRRRQGPHTDNIGRGPSSWGLCIQEDCTQAWHDGKAQRLPVVSGRLLGVDLNLASGCLTFYSLEPKTQPLHTFHAIFTRPLYPIFWLLEGRTLTLCHQPEATLPPGLQEEASGLSGGRQGTSATPVARCHHSHGPQNRPSCSPGDLRPQL, translated from the exons ATGGCCGCGCAGCAGCTGGAGGACAAGCTGACCTGCTCCATCTGCCTGGAGCTCTACAAGGAGCCGGTGACGCTGCTCTGCGGCCACAACTTCTGTGGGGCCTGCATCCGGGACTGGTGGGGCCTCTGCGAGAAGGTGTGCCCCGAGTGCCGGGAGCCCTTCCCGGACGGAGCCGAGCTGCGCCGCAACGTAGCTCTGAGCGGCGTGGTGGAGGAGCTGCGCGCCacgcccggccccggccccgatCCCAGCCACGGCGCGCGCTGCCCCCGGCACGGCCAGCCGCTCGAGCTCTTCTGCCGCACCGAGGGCCTCTGCGTGTGCTGCGTGTGTACCGTGCGCGAGTGTCGCCTCCACGAGCGGGTGCTGCTGGACGCCGAGCGCCGGGCGCGCGAG GCCCAGCTGAGAGCCACGCTGGAGGTCACCCAGCAGCAGGCCGCCCAGGCCCAGAGGCAGCTACAGGAGCTGCAGCAGCGAAGCAGCCAGATCCAG AACTCAGCCTGCACCCTGACCTCCGTGATCTCTGGCAAGTTCAGCTGCTTGCTGCAGGCCCTGGAGATGCGGCGGGTCAGGGCTCTGAGGGACATCAATGTGGCCAAGACCCAGGCCCTGGAGCAGGCCCAGCAGGAGAAACAGCGCCTGCAGGGCCACCTGGAGGCCGTGTCCTTCTGTGATCGAAGGATTCGCCACCTCCTAGAGCATCTGGATGACTGGACCTTCCTCCAG GAATCACAGCAACTGGTGCCCCCAGGCCCTCTCGGGCCACTGACTCTCCCACAGTGGGACGAAGATCAGCAGCTGGGCGGCCTGAAGGAGTCACTGAGCCAGCTGTGTGCCCTCCTCCTGGAAGAGGGGGCTCACTCCGGAGTACCAACCGAAGCCGCTGACTTGGGCTCTGTGG AGTCCCCAGGTCCCCTGGCACCAGTCCTGAGCCCAGTGTGTCCACTGAGGAGGAGACTCTGGCAGA ATTATCGCAACCTGACCTTCGACCCTGTCAGCGCCAACCGCCACCTCTACCTGTCCCAGCAGGACCAGCGGGTAAAGCACCTTCTAAAGCCCCGGGGCCCAGACGGGCCCGGCAGCTTCGAGCTCTGGCAGGTGCAGTGTGCCCAGAGCTTCCAGGCTGGGCAACACTACTGGGAGGTGCGTGCGTCCAGCCACTCGGTGACGCTGGGCGTCGCCTACTCAGAACTGACGAGGCGCAGGCAGGGGCCCCACACGGACAACATCGGCCGCGGGCCCAGCTCCTGGGGGCTCTGCATTCAGGAGGACTGCACCCAGGCCTGGCACGACGGGAAGGCCCAGCGCCTCCCAGTCGTGTCGGGGCGGCTCCTGGGCGTGGATTTGAACCTGGCCTCTGGCTGCCTCACCTTCTACAGCCTGGAACCCAAGACCCAACCCCTGCACACCTTCCATGCCATCTTCACCCGGCCCCTCTACCCCATTTTCTGGCTCCTCGAGGGTCGGACCCTGACCTTGTGCCATCAGCCCGAGGCCACCCTTCCTCCAGGGCTCCAGGAAGAGGCCTCGGGGCTCAGCGGAGGAAGGCAGGGGACAAGTGCCACCCCGGTGGCCAGGTGCCACCATTCCCATGGGCCCCAGAACCGCCCCAGCTGCTCCCCTGGGGACCTGAGGCCACAGCTCTAG
- the TRIM65 gene encoding E3 ubiquitin-protein ligase TRIM65 isoform X2: MAAQQLEDKLTCSICLELYKEPVTLLCGHNFCGACIRDWWGLCEKVCPECREPFPDGAELRRNVALSGVVEELRATPGPGPDPSHGARCPRHGQPLELFCRTEGLCVCCVCTVRECRLHERVLLDAERRAREAQLRATLEVTQQQAAQAQRQLQELQQRSSQIQNSACTLTSVISGKFSCLLQALEMRRVRALRDINVAKTQALEQAQQEKQRLQGHLEAVSFCDRRIRHLLEHLDDWTFLQESQQLVPPGPLGPLTLPQWDEDQQLGGLKESLSQLCALLLEEGAHSGVPTEAADLGSVDYRNLTFDPVSANRHLYLSQQDQRVKHLLKPRGPDGPGSFELWQVQCAQSFQAGQHYWEVRASSHSVTLGVAYSELTRRRQGPHTDNIGRGPSSWGLCIQEDCTQAWHDGKAQRLPVVSGRLLGVDLNLASGCLTFYSLEPKTQPLHTFHAIFTRPLYPIFWLLEGRTLTLCHQPEATLPPGLQEEASGLSGGRQGTSATPVARCHHSHGPQNRPSCSPGDLRPQL, encoded by the exons ATGGCCGCGCAGCAGCTGGAGGACAAGCTGACCTGCTCCATCTGCCTGGAGCTCTACAAGGAGCCGGTGACGCTGCTCTGCGGCCACAACTTCTGTGGGGCCTGCATCCGGGACTGGTGGGGCCTCTGCGAGAAGGTGTGCCCCGAGTGCCGGGAGCCCTTCCCGGACGGAGCCGAGCTGCGCCGCAACGTAGCTCTGAGCGGCGTGGTGGAGGAGCTGCGCGCCacgcccggccccggccccgatCCCAGCCACGGCGCGCGCTGCCCCCGGCACGGCCAGCCGCTCGAGCTCTTCTGCCGCACCGAGGGCCTCTGCGTGTGCTGCGTGTGTACCGTGCGCGAGTGTCGCCTCCACGAGCGGGTGCTGCTGGACGCCGAGCGCCGGGCGCGCGAG GCCCAGCTGAGAGCCACGCTGGAGGTCACCCAGCAGCAGGCCGCCCAGGCCCAGAGGCAGCTACAGGAGCTGCAGCAGCGAAGCAGCCAGATCCAG AACTCAGCCTGCACCCTGACCTCCGTGATCTCTGGCAAGTTCAGCTGCTTGCTGCAGGCCCTGGAGATGCGGCGGGTCAGGGCTCTGAGGGACATCAATGTGGCCAAGACCCAGGCCCTGGAGCAGGCCCAGCAGGAGAAACAGCGCCTGCAGGGCCACCTGGAGGCCGTGTCCTTCTGTGATCGAAGGATTCGCCACCTCCTAGAGCATCTGGATGACTGGACCTTCCTCCAG GAATCACAGCAACTGGTGCCCCCAGGCCCTCTCGGGCCACTGACTCTCCCACAGTGGGACGAAGATCAGCAGCTGGGCGGCCTGAAGGAGTCACTGAGCCAGCTGTGTGCCCTCCTCCTGGAAGAGGGGGCTCACTCCGGAGTACCAACCGAAGCCGCTGACTTGGGCTCTGTGG ATTATCGCAACCTGACCTTCGACCCTGTCAGCGCCAACCGCCACCTCTACCTGTCCCAGCAGGACCAGCGGGTAAAGCACCTTCTAAAGCCCCGGGGCCCAGACGGGCCCGGCAGCTTCGAGCTCTGGCAGGTGCAGTGTGCCCAGAGCTTCCAGGCTGGGCAACACTACTGGGAGGTGCGTGCGTCCAGCCACTCGGTGACGCTGGGCGTCGCCTACTCAGAACTGACGAGGCGCAGGCAGGGGCCCCACACGGACAACATCGGCCGCGGGCCCAGCTCCTGGGGGCTCTGCATTCAGGAGGACTGCACCCAGGCCTGGCACGACGGGAAGGCCCAGCGCCTCCCAGTCGTGTCGGGGCGGCTCCTGGGCGTGGATTTGAACCTGGCCTCTGGCTGCCTCACCTTCTACAGCCTGGAACCCAAGACCCAACCCCTGCACACCTTCCATGCCATCTTCACCCGGCCCCTCTACCCCATTTTCTGGCTCCTCGAGGGTCGGACCCTGACCTTGTGCCATCAGCCCGAGGCCACCCTTCCTCCAGGGCTCCAGGAAGAGGCCTCGGGGCTCAGCGGAGGAAGGCAGGGGACAAGTGCCACCCCGGTGGCCAGGTGCCACCATTCCCATGGGCCCCAGAACCGCCCCAGCTGCTCCCCTGGGGACCTGAGGCCACAGCTCTAG
- the TRIM65 gene encoding E3 ubiquitin-protein ligase TRIM65 isoform X3, producing the protein MGVSSRDGVRRSRSRVLEHRQSLELLRTQSGQEAQLRATLEVTQQQAAQAQRQLQELQQRSSQIQNSACTLTSVISGKFSCLLQALEMRRVRALRDINVAKTQALEQAQQEKQRLQGHLEAVSFCDRRIRHLLEHLDDWTFLQESQQLVPPGPLGPLTLPQWDEDQQLGGLKESLSQLCALLLEEGAHSGVPTEAADLGSVESPGPLAPVLSPVCPLRRRLWQNYRNLTFDPVSANRHLYLSQQDQRVKHLLKPRGPDGPGSFELWQVQCAQSFQAGQHYWEVRASSHSVTLGVAYSELTRRRQGPHTDNIGRGPSSWGLCIQEDCTQAWHDGKAQRLPVVSGRLLGVDLNLASGCLTFYSLEPKTQPLHTFHAIFTRPLYPIFWLLEGRTLTLCHQPEATLPPGLQEEASGLSGGRQGTSATPVARCHHSHGPQNRPSCSPGDLRPQL; encoded by the exons ATGGGAGTGAGTAGCCGGGATGGAGTGAGGAGGTCAAGGAGCCGAGTGCTGGAGCACAGACAATCCCTGGAGCTGCTGAGGACGCAGTCAGGACAAGAG GCCCAGCTGAGAGCCACGCTGGAGGTCACCCAGCAGCAGGCCGCCCAGGCCCAGAGGCAGCTACAGGAGCTGCAGCAGCGAAGCAGCCAGATCCAG AACTCAGCCTGCACCCTGACCTCCGTGATCTCTGGCAAGTTCAGCTGCTTGCTGCAGGCCCTGGAGATGCGGCGGGTCAGGGCTCTGAGGGACATCAATGTGGCCAAGACCCAGGCCCTGGAGCAGGCCCAGCAGGAGAAACAGCGCCTGCAGGGCCACCTGGAGGCCGTGTCCTTCTGTGATCGAAGGATTCGCCACCTCCTAGAGCATCTGGATGACTGGACCTTCCTCCAG GAATCACAGCAACTGGTGCCCCCAGGCCCTCTCGGGCCACTGACTCTCCCACAGTGGGACGAAGATCAGCAGCTGGGCGGCCTGAAGGAGTCACTGAGCCAGCTGTGTGCCCTCCTCCTGGAAGAGGGGGCTCACTCCGGAGTACCAACCGAAGCCGCTGACTTGGGCTCTGTGG AGTCCCCAGGTCCCCTGGCACCAGTCCTGAGCCCAGTGTGTCCACTGAGGAGGAGACTCTGGCAGA ATTATCGCAACCTGACCTTCGACCCTGTCAGCGCCAACCGCCACCTCTACCTGTCCCAGCAGGACCAGCGGGTAAAGCACCTTCTAAAGCCCCGGGGCCCAGACGGGCCCGGCAGCTTCGAGCTCTGGCAGGTGCAGTGTGCCCAGAGCTTCCAGGCTGGGCAACACTACTGGGAGGTGCGTGCGTCCAGCCACTCGGTGACGCTGGGCGTCGCCTACTCAGAACTGACGAGGCGCAGGCAGGGGCCCCACACGGACAACATCGGCCGCGGGCCCAGCTCCTGGGGGCTCTGCATTCAGGAGGACTGCACCCAGGCCTGGCACGACGGGAAGGCCCAGCGCCTCCCAGTCGTGTCGGGGCGGCTCCTGGGCGTGGATTTGAACCTGGCCTCTGGCTGCCTCACCTTCTACAGCCTGGAACCCAAGACCCAACCCCTGCACACCTTCCATGCCATCTTCACCCGGCCCCTCTACCCCATTTTCTGGCTCCTCGAGGGTCGGACCCTGACCTTGTGCCATCAGCCCGAGGCCACCCTTCCTCCAGGGCTCCAGGAAGAGGCCTCGGGGCTCAGCGGAGGAAGGCAGGGGACAAGTGCCACCCCGGTGGCCAGGTGCCACCATTCCCATGGGCCCCAGAACCGCCCCAGCTGCTCCCCTGGGGACCTGAGGCCACAGCTCTAG